A stretch of the Gemmatimonadaceae bacterium genome encodes the following:
- a CDS encoding HAD hydrolase family protein, whose product MIDPALARRIKLVGLDVDGVLTDGGIYLGDVAGAAMEFKRYDVQDGLGIELLRNVGLKVVIVTGRVSESVRLRGKELRMDDVAQDALARKLPALRRVLERHGVTAQETAFVGDDIPDLPILREVGLPVAVGNAVPIVREMCALQLERAGGRGAVREFAEVLLRARGDWERALELYLAARGEVTLETTL is encoded by the coding sequence GTGATCGACCCGGCCCTCGCCCGACGCATCAAGCTCGTCGGTCTCGACGTGGACGGCGTCCTCACCGACGGCGGCATCTACCTCGGCGATGTGGCGGGCGCGGCCATGGAGTTCAAGCGCTACGACGTGCAGGACGGACTCGGCATCGAGCTGCTGCGCAACGTCGGGCTCAAGGTGGTGATCGTCACCGGGCGCGTCTCCGAGAGCGTGCGGCTGCGCGGCAAGGAGCTGCGCATGGATGACGTCGCGCAGGATGCGTTAGCACGCAAGCTTCCGGCGTTGCGCCGCGTGCTCGAGCGACACGGCGTCACGGCACAGGAGACCGCCTTCGTGGGCGACGACATTCCCGATTTGCCGATCCTGCGCGAGGTAGGGCTCCCCGTTGCCGTTGGCAATGCCGTGCCGATCGTTCGCGAGATGTGCGCGCTGCAATTGGAGCGCGCCGGCGGACGCGGCGCCGTGCGCGAATTCGCCGAGGTGCTCTTGCGCGCGCGCGGCGACTGGGAGCGCGCGCTCGAACTCTACCTTGCGGCGCGCGGGGAAGTCACGCTCGAGACGACGCTCTGA
- a CDS encoding KpsF/GutQ family sugar-phosphate isomerase yields the protein MDIVDRGRRVFRMEREALEQIEQGLGAPFEAAIELLAACTGRVIVAGVGKSGLIGRKIAATLTSTGTPAMFLHPVESVHGDLGIVGPSDVAILLSKSGATEELFPLLEQLRRLGVSIIAIVGAHDSLLGRQADVVLDTWVREEACPHDLAPTTSTTAALTMGDALAVTLLERKGFRREDFARLHPGGSLGKRLLTRVCDVMVTDALPMLKPGSSMREAVVLLAKRRGTVAVVDESQRVLGVVTAGDLTRLMERDGDVFAVLVDHVMNAQPKTARADELGSAVVFRMEKFGIMAMPVLDGDDRMVGMVHLHDLMRAGIS from the coding sequence ATGGACATCGTCGACCGCGGACGCCGGGTCTTCCGCATGGAGCGAGAAGCGCTCGAGCAGATCGAGCAGGGCCTCGGCGCGCCGTTCGAGGCGGCGATCGAGCTCCTGGCGGCGTGCACGGGACGGGTGATTGTCGCCGGCGTCGGCAAATCGGGACTCATCGGACGCAAGATCGCGGCGACGCTCACGTCCACGGGTACGCCCGCCATGTTCCTGCACCCGGTCGAGAGCGTGCACGGGGATCTGGGCATCGTCGGGCCGTCCGACGTGGCCATCCTGCTCTCGAAGAGCGGCGCCACCGAGGAGCTGTTCCCGCTGCTGGAACAACTTCGCCGGTTAGGCGTAAGCATCATCGCCATCGTCGGCGCGCACGACTCGCTGCTCGGCCGGCAGGCCGACGTGGTCCTCGACACCTGGGTTCGCGAGGAGGCATGCCCGCACGATCTCGCGCCCACCACCAGCACCACGGCTGCGCTCACGATGGGCGATGCGCTGGCCGTGACGCTGCTCGAACGCAAGGGATTCCGCCGCGAGGATTTCGCGCGGCTGCATCCAGGCGGGTCGCTGGGCAAGCGCTTGCTCACCCGGGTCTGCGATGTGATGGTGACGGATGCACTGCCGATGCTCAAACCGGGGTCGTCCATGCGGGAGGCCGTGGTCCTGCTGGCCAAGCGGCGCGGCACGGTCGCGGTGGTCGATGAGAGTCAGCGCGTGTTGGGCGTCGTGACCGCCGGCGACCTCACACGGCTCATGGAGCGCGACGGAGACGTGTTTGCCGTGCTTGTCGATCACGTCATGAACGCACAGCCGAAAACTGCCCGCGCAGACGAGCTGGGCAGTGCGGTCGTGTTCCGCATGGAGAAATTCGGCATCATGGCGATGCCCGTCCTCGACGGCGACGACCGCATGGTGGGAATGGTGCACCTGCACGATCTCATGCGCGCGGGCATCTCGTGA